CTCGCCGAGGCCGAGAAGGAAGCCGACATCATTCTGTGGGACGGCGGCAACAACGACCTGCCGTTTTTTCTTCCGTCGCTCGAGATCGTCGTCGCCGACCCGCTTCGCGTTGGGCACGAGCGCACCTATCATCCCGGCGCGGCGAACCTTTTCCGCGCCCACGTCGTTATCATCAACAAGGCCGCGACCGCCGGCGCCGAGGCCGTCGGCGCCCTGGCGCGCTCCGTGCGCGAGGTGAACCCGGAGGCGACCATCGTCGAGGCGGCGAGCCCGCTTTTCGTGGACGATCCGGACGCCGTGCGCGGCAAGCGCGTCTTGTGCATCGAGGACGGCCCCACCGTGACGCACGGCGAAATGGGGTATGGCGCGGCGTACCTGGCCGCGAAACGCTTCGGCGCGGCCGAGATCGTCGATCCGCGCCCGTCACTGGTCGGCGACCTGAAACGCGTGTTCGCCGAGTGGCCCCAGCTCACGCGCGTGTTGCCCGCGGTGGGTTACGGCGCCGAGCAGCTTGCCGATCTGTCCGCGACGATCGCGAAGGTTGATTGTGACCTCATCCTCATCGGCACGCCGATCGACCTGTCGCGCCTGGTTTCTTTCGACCGGCCGGCGCTTCGTGTAAAATACGAGCTTCAGGAGATCGGATATCCCGATCTCCCTTCGATTCTGAGGGAGCGGGGGTACCTGTCCTGATCGCCACGAAATTTCGGCGCTCGCGCATCGCGCGGATCGCGCCGGCCGCCATTTTTGTGCTCGCCTTCGCCGGCGCCGCCGGTGCGACGAGTCTTCTGCGCCTTTCCACCGAGCACGTGCTCAAGACCGCGACGACCGTCGTCGCGGGCGAGGTGGTCGCCACCGCCGCGCGGCATCGCGACAAGGCGCCG
This region of bacterium genomic DNA includes:
- a CDS encoding cyclic 2,3-diphosphoglycerate synthase, yielding MAERRVVIAGAGGRDFHNFNTVFRDDPASRVIAFTAAQIPGIDDRRYPPLLAGDRYPDGVPIVPEADLARLITGERADEVVFSYSDVSFQHVMTMASRVVALGADFRLLGARDTMLRSNVPVVSIAAVRTGCGKSQTTRRVAKILREAGKRVVAVRHPMPYGDLTKQRVQRFASENDLVTHRCTIEEREEYEPHIAAGGVVYAGIDYAAILAEAEKEADIILWDGGNNDLPFFLPSLEIVVADPLRVGHERTYHPGAANLFRAHVVIINKAATAGAEAVGALARSVREVNPEATIVEAASPLFVDDPDAVRGKRVLCIEDGPTVTHGEMGYGAAYLAAKRFGAAEIVDPRPSLVGDLKRVFAEWPQLTRVLPAVGYGAEQLADLSATIAKVDCDLILIGTPIDLSRLVSFDRPALRVKYELQEIGYPDLPSILRERGYLS